From Pelodiscus sinensis isolate JC-2024 chromosome 23, ASM4963464v1, whole genome shotgun sequence:
tcTCTTTTGAGTACcacagttgagaaacactgtcttagactACATAGTAAATCAGTGGCAAATGCAGAGCAATGAATAGAAATCAGAAACCATGTCTCAAAGAAACTGAAGTTAAGGAGAGTACTAAGCTATCTTGGAAGTTCTTTAAGCAAAAAAGCATTAGGAACCCAAGACATACCTCCTGTCCCTTTAACTGTCTTACAGGGAAGATTAAATTTCATGTGAGCTGCAATGCTTCATATAAGTGAATACTGTGGGTGGGGCTCCCCGTTAATACAAGGAAGTGCTCTTACTATTTGGTTTTCAAGTGACTCTAGCTCTCCTTACCTGAAATAAACAAATCAGACCAAGTCTGCTGGTGCTCCTGGAACAGGTCCTCAACCCCCAGCTGCATCACCACCAGCATCTCCTTCTTAGCCAACTCCCGCAGCTTGCTGAAGGTTTCCTCCAGCCTGGAGGTTTCTATGGGCTCAGAAGTGTACACCACAGACAGCAGCGTCTCATGGAATTGAGACTTGGGTGCCACCTGCACCCGGTTCACCAGTTTCTTGGCAGCCACCACTACCAGCACCACCTTGGAGCTGCCAGCAAGCAGCACCCGGCCAGAGGACAGCAGGAACTGCCGGTCCCCCACCTTCTCCAGACTGGTGGCAAACTTGACTGCTAGGGAAGAGGACGACGACGGGGAGGAGGCCTCGAAGGCCGTGACCCTCTCGGTGGGGTTGGAGATGTGGATCCGCTGCAGGTAGAGATGGGGCCGGCTGCGGtgagccagcagctcctcccgGAGCGTCACGCAGTCGCGGGCGGGGGGTTGCTGGGCAGCCGCGCCCTGCCCGCTCTGGATGCACCGCACCCGCCGCAGCGCCCCGTCCCTCAGCACCACAGCCGCGGCCCGGGCCTCAGCTTGCCCGCTCAGCGCCCTGAGCTCCACCAGCGCCGGGTAGTCGGTGGCGTGAGCCGGGCCGGCCGCGGAGGCCCCGGCCGACACCCAGAGCCGGTTGGCGGCGACGTCCAGCAGGAGGAAGCCGTTGCTCACCAGGGCCGGGGGCCCCCCCGCAGCCTCCCGGCCGCCGTCCCCGGGGAGGCGCAGCCTCAGGGCATCGCCGCGCTCCTCCAGCCCCGGCCAGGCCCGCGTCTCGGCCTGCAGGCAGagcccggccgccccgccccgcggctCCCCGCCGGCCCAGGGCAAGCGGAGCCGGACGCTGCCCAGGTACCAGTAGGCGACGAGCAGGAAGCCGAGCAGCGCCAGGAGGCGCCGGGCCCAGCTGCTGGAGAGCAGCCCGGGGAGCCCCTTGAgccgctgctgcagccacatggggggcggggagcggggggcgcCCGGAGAGGCCTGGAGTCGCCTGGGGCCTGTCCCCGGCCTGGCTCTACCAGCCCCCCCGCCGCGGGGCCCTCATGCCCGGGCCTGCACCTCGTCCCCGGCTCGGCCGCCGACCCCCTCAGACCAGCGCCCCTTTCCGCCCGCCCCCAACTGCCGCAAAGCGCCGCCGCGGCCGGAAAAGGAAGCCTGCCCCCGCGCACGACACTTTACGACAGGCAGGGCCTGGCTTAACCCttgggggcggggcgcgggggggcattgtgagtgtgGTGTCGTGTCGGGGCAGGCGGctagtgccaggctggggggatgggatggaggcagtgccaggctggggggatgggatggaggcagtgccaggctggggggatgggatggaggcagtgccaggctggggggatgggatggaggcagtgccaggctggggggatgaGATGGAggcagtgccaggctggggggatgggatggaggcagtgccaggctggggggatgggatggaggCAGTACCAggctggggggatgggatggaggCAGTGCCAGGCTGTGGGGATGAGATGGAggcagtgccaggctggggggatgggatggaggcagtgccaggctggggggatgggatggaggCAGTGCCAGGCTGTGGGGATGAGATGGAggcagtgccaggctggggggatgaGATGGAggcagtgccaggctggggggatgaGATGGAggcagtgccaggctgggggaaTGGGATGGAGGCAGTGCCCGGCTGGGGGAATGGGATGGAGGCAGTGCCCGGCTGGGGGGATGGCATGGAGGCAGTGCCAGGCTGGGCGACACAGTGCTAGGCTGTGGGGATGGGATAGACCAATgccaaactgtgtgtgtgtggggatgtgagagaaggcaggggcagtaccagctgggtggggtgggatgggggcacAGTGCCAGGCTGAGTGTATGTTTCATGTAAGAggccagtgcctggctctgtgtgATGGTGGTTGCTGGGGGGAGCTATGCTAGGGTGCATCTGTGCAGAGAACTCAAAAGTCTTAGTGTGGGCGTACCACACTGTACTCTGCTCAGATGGTGGTTATTGGGCTGAAAGACAGTGCCCAGGATGTGACTGTGTAACTAGAGAGAGCAGTGCTAGACTTTgaactgcttggctgtgtctagactggccagtttttccggaaaatcatctgcttttgaggaaaaacttgccagctggctacactggccgcttgaatttccgcaaaagcactgacttcctactgtaagaaatcagtgcttcttgcggaaatactatgctgctcccattcgggcaaaagtcccttttgcgcaaaacttttgcgcaaaagggccagtgtagacagctgagatttgttttctgccaaaagccctgatcgcgaaaatggcgatcggggcttttttgcgcaaaagcgcgtctagattagccacggacgcttttccgcaaaaagtgcttttgcggaaaagcgtccgtgccaatctagacgctcttttccgaaaatgcttttaatggaaaacttttccgttaaaagcatttgcggaaaatcatgccagtctagacgtagcccttgtgattAGCTCAAAATATGCTGATGGGGGCCAGTGGAATACCAGGCTTTCTGCTGCTGGGACCAATGTTAGATCTTTGGGTGTATCTCTGTCTCCAGCTATCTGCAGGCAGTACCAGGGTTTTGTGGCCCTGCTAGGTTACATGATTCATAGGAAGTCCATGATTAGTTACAGTATAAAGGTTGTTTTGGAATCAGTTCTTTCTGAGAATCAGACTTGAGCACTTGTTGCCCCCAGCTGTGATTTCCTTGTTAGATTTTTCTTGCTAGATAAAACTTTCTAGCTGTTACTCTTCTGGTACAGGCAGATATCATCAAACAGAATGTGGCAGAGATAAAAATGAAGAGTAGATCTTCTGTCTGGGGGTGTGCTTTGAAACTCAGTGAGACACAACTGAGCAATTAGAAACTGTTCCAAGTTCCAATTTGTCTTGTTATGTTTCAGTGATATGTTCAAAATACACTCATGTTTTAAAGTGTAAGACATAGATGCAAACACTGGAGAGGTCTAGGGACATGAGCCCCTCAACTTTACTGTAGCTAAAGGACTTTTGAATGTCTACTCTCCTTCTCTCacatctcaattttttttaaatgtggttgcaCCACTAGTTAAGATATGCAAAGAGCAACTTCCAGCACTATAAGCCTTCCACATAAAGGGCTTGTTTCAAATCTCTACTGTGGTAATAAGCAAGAGCcacacacagcaattccattcaGTGAATTGGATCATTAGTAATTGATAAAATCTGTTCTATTGTCTGGCTACCACTTGGTAGACAAATACCAAAATCAGGCAGCCTTCCAGGGTCTAATTGAAAAAATAGTCTGACTTGGCAATAGGTTTTTTATAGTACAAAGTGGGTACTACACTATAGATGGAGCATTACCTCGAGTAGGTTTGCTATACCATCAGCTTCTTATAAATCTCTCTTTTCAGATGTTTAGATCTCATCCATTTTGCATCACACTGGTCTAAAATTTGATATTTAAGCAGCTGGCTCAAATTAGCCACATAAAATAATCTCATTCATTTGATTTTAAGTTGCTCTATAAATACCTTTCTTGTAATTTCTGGAGATTTTAAACCTGTCTCAAGGCAAAAAGAATTGTTTTGCGTATAAATTTAAAATTGACCTGGCAGTTCTTTTTTGAGATTCCGTTATTACTTGGACAAGGCTACGCCAGAGAATGTCTAGTTGTTGCAGAAAGGGGTTTAAGTGATAAAGGCTTgtttacactggcaagttactgggCTGAAACTTTCTCACTCaggagtagagccctgcacagacaaAAAATTTGTAgctacaaaaatgagctgtggatatctgcactGACATCTGCAAATGCAGATATCTGCACCGATACAAAGCGGATATCtgtagatttgcagggctctactcaaGGGCATAAAAAATCACCATCCTAAGCACAGCAAGTTTCagcacagtaacttgccagtgtagatagactctctggctaggtctagactgcaagcctctttcaaaagaggctttttcaaaagtatcttttgaaaaaaacctcttttggaaaagggcatctagactacaaccagtactttcaaaaaagcaagccactttatcaaaagagcacccaggcagtctggatgctctctttcgaaaaagcacagtttgcattacatagcaccttttttcaaaagagcactttcgaaaaaaggctttattcctcataaaacgaggttttccatggttgaaaaatttgccgcgttcttttgatttactttcaaaagaacacggctgcagtctagacgcaggtaaagagtttttttaaaaaggacacttttttcaaaaaatccccgTTGTCTAGCCACACCCTCTATGCCCCAACATGGAGGGTGCTGTGCTATTGAAAATACTGTCTTTTGAGACCGAACCATATTCTTGACCATGTCAAGAATTCATGGTACCTTTTGTACCAGTCAATTTGTTAGCTCAGGAGTCATTACCACATTTTAATGCAGAGAATTGTATTTTGCTTCCTTAACTCTGCTGACATTACTGAGAAAATCAATTTTATCTCATAATGCAAGTTTTTAACTATATTTTATTCCTGTTATGCCAGCAGAACATGCATAACTAAGGTAGAAAAAAGCTGGATTCTCTTCTGTTAGGTTTAAATATTTGCCCACACAGTTGAGTGAATGGAAAAAGAAATAAGCTTTACACTATGTCTGAAACTATAGATGGCGCCAATGTAAATTGTGCTTTGCAATATAGTTTTCAAATCACAGAGAAATATAATGGGGTAGGAAAATTTTTTCACTGGAAGGGaaattaactacaggcagtccccaggttacgtacaagatagggactgtaggtttgttcttaagttgaatctgtatgtaagtcggaactggcgtccagattcagccgctgctgaaactgaccgccagttctgacttacatacagaatcaacttaagaaccccaagcatccccaagtcagctgctgctgaaactgatcagcagctgattccaggaagcccggggcagagcaactctgcctcgg
This genomic window contains:
- the KIAA2013 gene encoding uncharacterized protein KIAA2013 homolog isoform X2; translation: MWLQQRLKGLPGLLSSSWARRLLALLGFLLVAYWYLGSVRLRLPWAGGEPRGGAAGLCLQAETRAWPGLEERGDALRLRLPGDGGREAAGGPPALVSNGFLLLDVAANRLWVSAGASAAGPAHATDYPALVELRALSGQAEARAAAVVLRDGALRRVRCIQSGQGAAAQQPPARDCVTLREELLAHRSRPHLYLQRIHISNPTERVTAFEASSPSSSSSLAVKFATSLEKVGDRQFLLSSGRVLLAGSSKVVLVVVAAKKLVNRVQVAPKSQFHETLLSVVYTSEPIETSRLEETFSKLRELAKKEMLVVMQLGVEDLFQEHQQTWSDLFISGVEMRKITDSHTPSSKTVNMTLYYVLSCMPAPLLDPLISGEDREKMEANLNYADHCFSGHATMHAENLWPEKLSSVPQILQLSDLWKLTLQKRGCKSLVAAGVQGLMQGMVLSFGGLQFTENHLQFQADPDVLHNSYSLRGIHYNKDLINLAVLLDAEGKPFLHVSVKFQDKPVRLYACEAGCLNEPVELTSEVRGHTFPVMVTQPITPLLYISTDLTHLQDLRHTLHLKAILAHEEHMAKQYPGLPFLFWFSVASLITLFHLFLFKLIYNEYCGPGAKPLFRSKERLR
- the KIAA2013 gene encoding uncharacterized protein KIAA2013 homolog isoform X1 encodes the protein MWLQQRLKGLPGLLSSSWARRLLALLGFLLVAYWYLGSVRLRLPWAGGEPRGGAAGLCLQAETRAWPGLEERGDALRLRLPGDGGREAAGGPPALVSNGFLLLDVAANRLWVSAGASAAGPAHATDYPALVELRALSGQAEARAAAVVLRDGALRRVRCIQSGQGAAAQQPPARDCVTLREELLAHRSRPHLYLQRIHISNPTERVTAFEASSPSSSSSLAVKFATSLEKVGDRQFLLSSGRVLLAGSSKVVLVVVAAKKLVNRVQVAPKSQFHETLLSVVYTSEPIETSRLEETFSKLRELAKKEMLVVMQLGVEDLFQEHQQTWSDLFISGVEMRKITDSHTPSSKTVNMTLYYVLSCMPAPLLDPLISGEDREKMEANLNYADHCFSGHATMHAENLWPEKLSSVPQILQLSDLWKLTLQKRGCKSLVAAGVQGLMQGMVLSFGGLQFTENHLQFQADPDVLHNSYSLRGIHYNKDLINLAVLLDAEGKPFLHVSVKFQDKPVRLYACEAGCLNEPVELTSEVRGHTFPVMVTQPITPLLYISTDLTHLQDLRHTLHLKAILAHEEHMAKQYPGLPFLFWFSVASLITLFHLFLFKLIYNEYCGPGAKPLFRSKEDPSV